From Triticum urartu cultivar G1812 chromosome 2, Tu2.1, whole genome shotgun sequence, a single genomic window includes:
- the LOC125541435 gene encoding uncharacterized protein LOC125541435, with translation MVVVGAWDGSNVHEDHITFLRQTRRLPGENYVWARPPPEMEISPVPQDGERVVFQSHFIRGLGLPASDFLCAFLQFYRLQPHHLTPNMVVLLSAFVTLCEGYLAILPTLELWGGELFYTKLSTAVKNEAAQCGAFIMVRRPGAGNCFPAINLTQSVKLWQRSYFYVKNVHLDHDFVNLPTYKAGPPAKPRTNWTFKPKTLSAASTIVVARLREMTESEGLKASDLLTTFVVRRVLPLQTRPHMISRMSGHQDPCRMCTKEMPDAEVARLVNFISNCKLSEGEWQFGKRSYSRANPPPAVSP, from the coding sequence ATGGTGGTGGTCGGTGCTTGGGATGGCTCCAATGTCCACGAGGACCACATCACCTTCCTCCGCCAGACGCGGCGGCTGCCCGGTGAGAACTACGTATGGGCACGTCCTCCGCCCGAAATGGAGATCTCACCGGTGCCGCAGGATGGCGAGCGCGTCGTCTTCCAGTCGCACTTCATTCGCGGCCTCGGTCTGCCGGCGAGCGACTTCCTCTGCGCATTTCTTCAATTCTACCggctccagccgcaccacctcacgccgaacatggtggtgctgctgtcggccttcgtcacaCTCTGCGAGGGTTACCTCGCcatcctccccaccctcgagctctggggggggGAGTTATTCTACACTAAACTCAGCACCGCCGTCAAGAATGAGGCGGCCCAGTGCGGAGCCTTCATCATGGTGCGACGTCCGGGTGCTGGGAACTGCTTCCCGGCCATCAACTTGACGCAGTCGGTCAAGTTGTGGCAAAGGTCTtatttctacgtgaagaacgtccaTCTGGACCATGACTTTGTCAACCTGCCGACTTATAAAGCTGGCCCGCCGGCTAAGCCCCGCACCAACTGGACCTTCAAGCCGAAGACGCTGTCGGCCGCCTCCACAATCGTCGTCGCCCGGCTCAGGGAGATGACGGAGTCGGAGGGCCTCAAGGCTTCAGACCTGCTGACCACCTTCGTGGTGCGCCGGGTGCTCCCCCTCCAAACCCGGCCTCACATGATCAGCCGGATGAGTGGGCATCAAGACCCGTgccggatgtgcaccaaggagatgccggACGCAGAGGTGGCCCGTCTAGTGAACTTCATCTCGAACTGCAAACTCTCGGAGGGGGAGTGGCAGTTCGGCAAGCGGTCATACTCCCGCGCAAACCCACCGCCCGCGGTAAGTCCTTAA